The following coding sequences lie in one Rutidosis leptorrhynchoides isolate AG116_Rl617_1_P2 chromosome 6, CSIRO_AGI_Rlap_v1, whole genome shotgun sequence genomic window:
- the LOC139855560 gene encoding uncharacterized protein isoform X2 codes for MSTQIDSIHQSDFMFCEVCGTMLPFDARKYVQCPLCKFKKKIKGKEIKYTVSEEQIRRELGLSSIEVSGESSRSMDYNVRCPKCSNKGVYYHTQQTRSADEGQTMFYNCPNCGYNFTDNT; via the exons ATGAGTACTCAGATAGACAGCATACATCAAAGTGATTTCATGTTCTGTGAGGTTTGTGGAACCATGCTTCCTTTTGATGCCAGAAAATATGTTCAATGCCCACTTTGCAAATTCAAAAAGAAGATCAAAGG GAAGGAAATTAAATACACTGTAAGCGAAGAG CAAATTAGAAGAGAATTAGGATTGTCATCAATCGAGGTTTCTGGAGAAAGTTCAAGATCAATG GATTATAATGTAAGATGTCCAAAATGCTCTAACAAGGGAGTATACTATCACACACAGCAG ACAAGATCTGCTGATGAAGGTCAGACCATGTTTTATAATTGTCCTAACTGTGGATACAACTTCACTGATAATACATAG
- the LOC139855560 gene encoding uncharacterized protein isoform X1, with protein sequence MSTQIDSIHQSDFMFCEVCGTMLPFDARKYVQCPLCKFKKKIKEISGKEIKYTVSEEQIRRELGLSSIEVSGESSRSMDYNVRCPKCSNKGVYYHTQQTRSADEGQTMFYNCPNCGYNFTDNT encoded by the exons ATGAGTACTCAGATAGACAGCATACATCAAAGTGATTTCATGTTCTGTGAGGTTTGTGGAACCATGCTTCCTTTTGATGCCAGAAAATATGTTCAATGCCCACTTTGCAAATTCAAAAAGAAGATCAAAG AGATTTCTGGGAAGGAAATTAAATACACTGTAAGCGAAGAG CAAATTAGAAGAGAATTAGGATTGTCATCAATCGAGGTTTCTGGAGAAAGTTCAAGATCAATG GATTATAATGTAAGATGTCCAAAATGCTCTAACAAGGGAGTATACTATCACACACAGCAG ACAAGATCTGCTGATGAAGGTCAGACCATGTTTTATAATTGTCCTAACTGTGGATACAACTTCACTGATAATACATAG